The Arachis hypogaea cultivar Tifrunner chromosome 19, arahy.Tifrunner.gnm2.J5K5, whole genome shotgun sequence genome has a window encoding:
- the LOC112775395 gene encoding glycine-rich RNA-binding protein RZ1B isoform X1, whose protein sequence is MAGKEENRIFVGGLSWDVTERQLEHAFGRYGKILECQIMMERDTGRPRGFGFITFGDRRGMEDAIKEMHGREIGDRIISVNKAQPKMGGDDVDQGYRSGYSSGGRGSYGVGDRVGQDDCFKCGHPGHWARDCPLAGGGRGRGGSSFSSRPRFGGAGGDRLSGERDRYLDDRYDGGRYGDRDRFDSRDYKYGSRDRYTSDRYPTSGDRFASDRYGGSSDYAQNGYGKERGYDRYGGPRGVGDRYGSGIAARDEGRNYRGRPGPYDRPSRGARPSSFDRY, encoded by the exons ATGGCGGGCAAAGAAGAGAATCGAATATTCGTCGGAGGATTGTCATGGGACGTAACGGAGCGTCAGCTCGAGCATGCCTTTGGCCGTTACGGCAAAATTCTCGAATGCCAG ATTATGATGGAAAGAGATACAGGCCGTCCACGTGGATTTGGGTTCATTACATTTGGAGACCGTAGGGGAATGGAGGATGCAATCAAGGAAATGCACGGACGAGAAATTGGTGACCGCATCATCTCAGTAAACAAGGCCCAGCCCAAGATGGGAGGTGATGACGTAGACCAAGGTTACAGAAGCGGCTACTCATCAGGAGGTAGAGGAAGCTATGGAGTTGGGGACAGGGTTGGACAAGATGATTGCTTCAAATGTGGGCATCCAGGGCACTGGGCCCGAGATTGTCCTTTGGCAGGAGGTGGCCGCGGCCGGGGTGGTAGTTCATTTTCCTCACGCCCTAGGTTTGGAGGTGCTGGTGGGGATCGCCTTAGTGGTGAACGTGATCGATACCTTGATGATCGCTATGATGGTGGACGTTATGGGGATAGGGATCGCTTTGATTCCCGAGATTACAAATATGGAAGTCGTGATCGTTATACTAGTGACAG GTATCCAACTAGTGGAGATCGATTTGCAAGTGATCGATATGGAGGAAGCTCAGATTACGCGCAAAATGGTTATGGCAAAGAAAGAGGTTATGACCGGTATGGTGGTCCACGAGGTGTTGGTGACAGGTATGGAAGTGGAATAGCAGCTCGTGACGAAGGAAGGAATTATAGGGGCAGGCCTGGTCCGTATGATCGACCAAGCAGGGGTGCTCGTCCGTCGTCATTTGACCGCTACTGA
- the LOC112775395 gene encoding glycine-rich RNA-binding protein RZ1B isoform X2: MMERDTGRPRGFGFITFGDRRGMEDAIKEMHGREIGDRIISVNKAQPKMGGDDVDQGYRSGYSSGGRGSYGVGDRVGQDDCFKCGHPGHWARDCPLAGGGRGRGGSSFSSRPRFGGAGGDRLSGERDRYLDDRYDGGRYGDRDRFDSRDYKYGSRDRYTSDRYPTSGDRFASDRYGGSSDYAQNGYGKERGYDRYGGPRGVGDRYGSGIAARDEGRNYRGRPGPYDRPSRGARPSSFDRY; encoded by the exons ATGATGGAAAGAGATACAGGCCGTCCACGTGGATTTGGGTTCATTACATTTGGAGACCGTAGGGGAATGGAGGATGCAATCAAGGAAATGCACGGACGAGAAATTGGTGACCGCATCATCTCAGTAAACAAGGCCCAGCCCAAGATGGGAGGTGATGACGTAGACCAAGGTTACAGAAGCGGCTACTCATCAGGAGGTAGAGGAAGCTATGGAGTTGGGGACAGGGTTGGACAAGATGATTGCTTCAAATGTGGGCATCCAGGGCACTGGGCCCGAGATTGTCCTTTGGCAGGAGGTGGCCGCGGCCGGGGTGGTAGTTCATTTTCCTCACGCCCTAGGTTTGGAGGTGCTGGTGGGGATCGCCTTAGTGGTGAACGTGATCGATACCTTGATGATCGCTATGATGGTGGACGTTATGGGGATAGGGATCGCTTTGATTCCCGAGATTACAAATATGGAAGTCGTGATCGTTATACTAGTGACAG GTATCCAACTAGTGGAGATCGATTTGCAAGTGATCGATATGGAGGAAGCTCAGATTACGCGCAAAATGGTTATGGCAAAGAAAGAGGTTATGACCGGTATGGTGGTCCACGAGGTGTTGGTGACAGGTATGGAAGTGGAATAGCAGCTCGTGACGAAGGAAGGAATTATAGGGGCAGGCCTGGTCCGTATGATCGACCAAGCAGGGGTGCTCGTCCGTCGTCATTTGACCGCTACTGA
- the LOC112779344 gene encoding protein NUCLEAR FUSION DEFECTIVE 4, with amino-acid sequence MATLQGWADVRSFSLQVITGRWFLVFASFLIMAAAGATYMFGLYSSEIKSTLGYDQTTLNLLSFFKDFGSNVGVLSGLINELTPPWVVLAIGAILNLFGYLMIWLSVTKRIARPAVWQMCLYICIGANSQSFANTGSLVTCVKNFPESRGVVLGILKGYVGLSGAIITQLYSAIYYDDTKALILFIGWLPAAISLVFLRTIRYMKPVRQPNELKVFFNFLYISLALAGFLLVMIIIQKRVDFTQSEFGVTAAIVIVLLFLPVAIVVLEEIKIWEAKKLALVDPSPVKIITEGQKVNAEVKKESEVVAVEETRWWQNVFNPPERGEDYTILQALFSIDMLILFIACISGIGGTLTAIDNLGQIGTALKYPKKSISTFVSLVSIWNYLGRVFSGFVSEHFLQKYKFPRPLMLTLTLLLSCVGHLLIAFDVPDGLYIASVIIGFSFGAQWPLLFAIISELFGLKYYATLYNFGSVASPLGLYVLNVRITGHLYDKEARKQLAALGLKRKAGDQLTCVGVKCFRLSFIIITAATFFGAIVSLFLVARTREFYKGDIYKRYREPAAAETQLVVVEENGGAKTGHQDGHHHQSN; translated from the coding sequence ATGGCCACACTTCAAGGATGGGCAGACGTGAGGAGCTTCAGCCTCCAAGTCATCACCGGCCGCTGGTTCCTCGTGTTCGCTTCCTTCTTAATCATGGCAGCCGCCGGAGCCACCTACATGTTCGGCCTCTACTCCAGCGAAATCAAAAGCACCCTCGGCTACGACCAAACCACCCTCAATCTCCTCAGCTTCTTCAAGGACTTTGGCAGCAACGTCGGCGTCCTCTCCGGCCTCATCAACGAGCTAACCCCACCCTGGGTGGTTCTAGCCATCGGCGCAATCCTCAACCTCTTCGGCTACCTCATGATCTGGCTCTCCGTCACCAAAAGAATCGCCAGACCAGCGGTCTGGCAAATGTGCTTATACATTTGCATCGGCGCCAACTCTCAGTCATTCGCCAACACCGGCTCTCTTGTCACGTGCGTCAAGAACTTTCCAGAAAGCCGCGGCGTCGTTTTGGGGATCTTGAAAGGCTACGTTGGACTCAGCGGAGCCATCATAACTCAGTTATACTCTGCCATTTACTATGATGATACCAAGGCTTTGATTCTCTTCATTGGTTGGCTTCCCGCCGCAATCTCCCTCGTCTTCCTCCGAACCATTCGCTATATGAAGCCGGTTCGTCAGCCTAACGAGCTCAAAGTCTTCTTTAACTTTCTTTACATCTCTCTTGCACTCGCTGGCTTTCTTCTCGTCATGATCATTATCCAGAAGAGGGTTGACTTCACTCAGAGCGAGTTTGGTGTAACCGCTGCTATTGTTATTGTCTTGCTCTTCCTCCCTGTCGCCATTGTTGTCTTGGAGGAGATCAAGATCTGGGAGGCCAAGAAGCTTGCCTTGGTGGACCCTTCTCCGGTGAAGATCATCACCGAGGGTCAAAAAGTCAACGCAGAAGTCAAGAAAGAATCGGAAGTAGTAGcagtagaagaaacaagatggtGGCAGAATGTTTTTAATCCACCGGAACGAGGTGAGGATTACACCATCCTGCAAGCACTCTTCAGCATTGACATGCTAATCCTGTTCATTGCCTGCATTTCTGGGATTGGGGGAACGTTGACCGCAATTGACAACCTTGGTCAAATAGGAACCGCTCTGAAATACCCAAAGAAAAGCATAAGCACTTTTGTGTCACTAGTGAGTATCTGGAACTACCTAGGACGTGTTTTCTCCGGGTTTGTTTCAGAGCATTTCTTGCAGAAATACAAATTCCCAAGACCTCTAATGTTGACCTTGACTCTGTTACTGTCTTGTGTTGGTCACCTTCTCATAGCTTTCGATGTACCGGATGGTCTTTACATAGCTTCCGTGATCATTGGTTTCAGCTTTGGTGCGCAATGGCCTTTACTTTTTGCCATAATCTCCGAGCTATTTGGTCTCAAATACTATGCAACTCTGTACAACTTTGGAAGTGTGGCGAGTCCACTTGGATTGTATGTTCTTAACGTCAGGATCACTGGTCATTTGTATGACAAAGAAGCCAGGAAACAATTGGCGGCGTTGGGGCTAAAGAGAAAAGCAGGGGACCAATTGACTTGTGTTGGTGTCAAGTGTTTTAGATTGTCCTTCATTATTATCACCGCTGCTACtttctttggtgccattgtttcGCTCTTTTTGGTGGCCCGGACTAGGGAGTTTTACAAAGGGGATATTTACAAGAGATACCGGGAACCGGCCGCCGCCGAGACCCAATTGGTCGTCGTGGAGGAGAACGGTGGTGCCAAGACAGGGCATCAAGatggtcatcatcatcaatcTAATTAG